One genomic region from Candidatus Saccharimonadia bacterium encodes:
- a CDS encoding glycosyltransferase family 4 protein, which produces MRAEHIVQVSSYYPPHLGGQENAVHDLATQLARDHQVDVLTSTAGGGAAGTSLEDGVRVTRFGGVVFGHAPIMPWFPIGLFRAARAGSVVHLHIGQAFTPEMVWLVSKLRRFRYIAQLHIDFEPSGPAGLLLPLYKRLVLGRVLRSAAMVVTLNEQTLRMVRRTYGCKRARVMHNGIDEVYFTLERLPFAPQPPNILHLLFVGRLSKQKNVPVLLEALRKTKRSVHLDIVGDGEERAVIDGFIADYGLGNVTVHGRLKRQEVMRFYEACDALIMPSLYEAQPLVLFEAMAARIPIIGTDVIGVADHIQKVGIIVEPTATGLVRGIDEFYDRYSSLPEMVSRGFASAEGLRWNRTLKEYEDLYEEILGD; this is translated from the coding sequence ATGAGGGCGGAGCATATTGTTCAGGTAAGCTCGTACTACCCTCCCCATCTGGGTGGGCAAGAAAATGCGGTGCATGATTTGGCCACGCAGCTCGCCCGCGACCACCAGGTGGATGTGCTGACTTCAACCGCGGGCGGAGGCGCGGCAGGCACGAGCCTGGAAGACGGCGTGCGGGTAACGCGGTTTGGCGGCGTCGTGTTTGGGCATGCGCCGATCATGCCTTGGTTTCCCATTGGGCTTTTTCGTGCGGCTCGAGCGGGTAGCGTCGTGCACCTGCATATCGGCCAGGCTTTTACGCCAGAAATGGTATGGCTGGTTTCGAAGCTGCGTCGCTTTCGGTACATCGCTCAGTTGCATATTGATTTTGAACCCTCGGGGCCGGCGGGCCTCTTGCTGCCGCTCTATAAACGCCTGGTACTGGGACGCGTACTGAGGTCGGCGGCCATGGTGGTCACCCTCAATGAGCAAACCCTGCGCATGGTTCGTAGGACGTATGGCTGCAAGCGTGCCCGCGTGATGCACAATGGGATAGATGAGGTTTACTTTACTTTGGAGCGTTTGCCATTTGCTCCCCAGCCACCCAACATCCTGCACCTCCTGTTTGTGGGACGGCTTAGTAAACAAAAAAATGTTCCGGTGCTGCTGGAGGCTCTGCGTAAGACCAAACGGAGCGTGCATTTAGATATCGTGGGCGACGGTGAAGAGCGGGCCGTGATAGACGGCTTCATTGCGGATTACGGCCTAGGGAATGTGACCGTGCACGGCCGGCTCAAACGACAGGAAGTGATGCGATTTTATGAAGCGTGCGATGCGCTCATCATGCCTTCGCTCTACGAGGCCCAGCCTCTCGTGTTGTTTGAGGCGATGGCAGCCCGGATACCGATTATCGGCACGGACGTGATCGGGGTGGCAGATCACATCCAAAAGGTGGGGATTATCGTGGAGCCGACGGCGACAGGTCTGGTTCGGGGCATTGATGAATTCTACGACCGCTACTCCTCATTACCGGAAATGGTGTCGCGGGGGTTCGCGTCGGCGGAGGGGCTGCGATGGAACCGGACCTTGAAAGAATATGAAGATCTCTATGAAGAAATTCTGGGAGATTAG
- a CDS encoding glycosyl hydrolase family 28-related protein, with protein sequence MARLPKPGGDHDVWAKVLNDFLLVAHNPDGTPRTEAVSTLAAATVGLADLKTSNPAGQAIGNFVLSNDGINLKWKAATVLDVTNYGAVGDGIHDDTAAIQSAIDAAINGGTVFLPRGVYMVTGLVLRNKGTNILGDGRWATRIVRLSGNAPLITMNGSGSKIGHLRYASINNIMLSGNFMPGTLVQSYYADTCLFGQINFIHTVGRAIDFVEVWDTRFLECAWEDCGSATEACVLLRNSTAPGNFGFSRDNTNQIYFSSCRWEGFRNGAIRMDGTFGGSTEMLNGVFIVSCKMESIVAAGPFIQTTDNTTVVFVNQLYVAVTGFDAGYSTPIDVIQDNASHIFMSNIFVHWGDVPGIASSVAHIMSNSPHMYQSVTTFYTTGVPSHATIWTETAASDVTITRLWSNAPTSTDGLGDFSQVVGSSPMTGLNVPLEYPGAFQITDQVTDRALIKVNANTTRPALQAGNGVDLIGYSDTFTTEKWRIIGATGGARFAGGKFQIEPTKGYVGINAMPFTGIAMLVKAAAAGDRGLAIVRPTSAAVGRLLEFQDETNTLQGQAFDFSGRPVAVGTPATVTAGAQVSYANPRDQVRDIAGNITAAVKPSPTAPGTIVRITFSKPYAAAPLSIAINDHSAIAADLYVSARSGSSFVVSTRSPLPGGSILNFDYTVAA encoded by the coding sequence ATGGCACGGCTTCCCAAGCCAGGCGGCGATCACGATGTTTGGGCCAAAGTATTAAACGATTTTCTCTTGGTGGCGCACAATCCGGACGGCACACCGCGCACGGAGGCAGTGAGCACGCTGGCCGCGGCTACGGTGGGGTTGGCGGATCTGAAAACAAGCAATCCGGCGGGACAGGCGATCGGGAACTTTGTGCTGTCGAATGACGGGATCAACCTGAAGTGGAAGGCCGCGACGGTGCTGGATGTGACGAACTATGGCGCCGTCGGCGACGGCATCCACGACGACACGGCCGCTATCCAATCGGCCATCGACGCAGCTATCAACGGCGGCACGGTGTTTTTGCCACGCGGGGTCTATATGGTCACCGGCCTCGTCCTGCGTAACAAAGGCACCAATATCCTCGGCGACGGCCGTTGGGCGACGCGGATTGTGCGGCTCAGCGGCAACGCTCCGCTGATTACGATGAACGGGTCGGGCAGCAAGATTGGGCATTTGCGATATGCGTCCATCAACAACATCATGCTCAGCGGCAACTTTATGCCCGGCACATTGGTGCAGTCGTATTATGCTGATACGTGTTTATTTGGGCAGATAAATTTCATTCACACGGTCGGCCGGGCTATCGACTTTGTGGAGGTCTGGGATACGCGCTTCCTGGAGTGCGCCTGGGAAGACTGCGGTTCGGCGACTGAGGCCTGTGTCTTACTGCGCAATAGCACGGCTCCGGGAAATTTTGGCTTCAGCAGGGATAATACTAACCAAATTTACTTTAGCTCTTGCCGCTGGGAGGGTTTTCGCAACGGCGCGATTCGGATGGACGGGACCTTTGGCGGTTCCACGGAGATGCTCAACGGAGTCTTCATTGTGTCGTGCAAGATGGAGTCGATTGTGGCGGCTGGGCCCTTCATTCAGACGACCGATAATACGACGGTGGTATTCGTAAACCAGCTCTATGTGGCTGTCACCGGCTTTGATGCGGGCTACTCCACGCCCATTGACGTGATCCAGGACAACGCTTCGCATATCTTTATGTCGAATATCTTTGTGCACTGGGGGGATGTGCCGGGTATCGCGAGCTCGGTGGCACACATTATGAGCAACTCGCCGCATATGTATCAGAGCGTCACCACCTTCTATACCACCGGCGTTCCTTCGCACGCTACAATCTGGACCGAGACGGCCGCCTCCGATGTGACGATTACGAGGCTGTGGTCGAATGCGCCTACTAGCACCGACGGCTTGGGCGACTTCAGCCAAGTGGTGGGCAGCAGCCCGATGACCGGCCTGAACGTGCCGCTGGAGTATCCGGGCGCCTTTCAGATTACCGACCAGGTCACAGACCGCGCACTGATAAAAGTTAATGCGAATACTACCCGGCCGGCGCTGCAGGCGGGGAACGGCGTGGACTTGATCGGCTACTCCGACACCTTCACCACCGAAAAATGGCGGATTATCGGTGCCACGGGCGGGGCGCGGTTTGCGGGCGGGAAGTTTCAGATTGAGCCTACCAAAGGCTATGTGGGGATCAATGCTATGCCGTTTACGGGGATTGCCATGCTCGTGAAAGCCGCGGCGGCCGGCGACCGGGGGCTGGCGATTGTGCGGCCCACCAGTGCGGCGGTCGGTAGGCTCTTGGAGTTTCAGGATGAAACCAACACGCTCCAGGGGCAGGCCTTCGACTTCAGTGGCCGCCCGGTGGCTGTGGGCACTCCGGCGACGGTGACGGCCGGTGCTCAAGTGAGCTACGCCAACCCGCGCGATCAGGTGCGCGACATTGCCGGCAACATCACGGCGGCCGTGAAGCCGAGCCCCACGGCACCAGGCACCATTGTGCGGATTACCTTTTCCAAGCCTTACGCCGCTGCTCCGCTCTCTATCGCCATCAACGACCACTCGGCCATTGCCGCGGACTTGTACGTTTCGGCCCGCAGCGGCAGCAGCTTTGTAGTATCGACACGCTCACCCCTACCCGGAGGCTCGATTCTGAACTTTGACTACACCGTAGCAGCTTAA
- a CDS encoding DUF2206 domain-containing protein, with translation MKKFWEISTNKTAAELLGWLLVTDVLIWLVDSAGWWPLRVGLFVSLVFLPGVALLRALRITLKTISAGVLYSFGLSVLVLMVSGLVTNQALMMVGISRPLELPGIAIIWTLVTAAIIVAGVFTNPQPAKLRRWSLAGVSNLAWMFGFLTLLLPGLAALGAIRLNNGGDALVAQATLGYAAILIVYAFVLRRRLPDGLLAWFIFVMGLSILLMTSLRGWDILGHDIEREFRVYTLAHLNGRWDIGLNRDPYNACLSITILPEMFAKLLGVSGLLVFKLILQIVFAACPAVLYVLLRQYVSRLGALAGCMLFISYPTFVNDSAMLTRQGVAYLFFALALLVISNKTQKKRYRRLFLLCALGAVLSHYSTAYMFVALFAGAVVCKYVVGWWQKRRSPQYRTPRSVVSPLYAGLILLMTFIWYTQITATSNGLLTTIRSSIANIPKLMTEDNKSSDTSVALVFSGSKSVVDLYQTYIKTSQGGAAAHEAGPAEPMPLLTSDDLPLTWLGKKAQSMGLNPSIITTLRQNFAKFLQLLALAGVLYAVYVLLRKRPDALGIDTLFRKRPDTLTIDFICLSMAGIVLLALMVVLPVLSVNYGVLRAFQQALIFLVLPITLLLAQLHRPLRAWMRTSIATIGVVGLFFLFTGMFAQMLGGTSPSLSLNNRGLYFGLYYSSAADYESFVWLKTHVPKGGDVRAANFNRAVMHDPEYPFGHTGILPSQLKPKSYVYLDYAQIVSQKFYAYYESSPLVMTFPVGYYDTTKNQIYSTSSTRVYQ, from the coding sequence ATGAAGAAATTCTGGGAGATTAGTACCAACAAGACCGCGGCCGAGCTTTTGGGCTGGCTGTTGGTTACGGATGTGCTGATTTGGCTCGTTGATAGCGCGGGATGGTGGCCGCTTCGGGTCGGGCTGTTTGTGAGTTTGGTATTTCTGCCGGGGGTGGCATTGCTGCGAGCGTTGCGCATTACGCTCAAAACGATCTCGGCCGGCGTGCTGTATAGTTTTGGCCTCAGCGTGCTCGTGTTGATGGTGAGTGGATTGGTGACGAACCAAGCCCTGATGATGGTCGGCATCAGCCGGCCGCTCGAACTCCCGGGCATTGCTATCATCTGGACGCTGGTAACGGCCGCGATTATTGTGGCGGGTGTTTTCACCAACCCGCAGCCGGCCAAGCTGCGACGATGGTCGCTGGCGGGGGTATCGAACCTGGCATGGATGTTTGGGTTCCTCACGCTGCTGCTTCCGGGTCTGGCGGCTTTGGGCGCCATTCGGCTCAATAATGGCGGCGACGCGCTCGTAGCGCAGGCCACGTTGGGCTACGCGGCCATTTTGATCGTTTATGCGTTTGTATTGCGGCGACGTCTGCCCGATGGGCTGCTGGCATGGTTTATTTTCGTGATGGGTCTAAGCATATTGCTCATGACTTCGCTTCGCGGGTGGGATATTTTGGGGCACGATATTGAGCGTGAGTTTCGGGTATACACGCTGGCTCACCTGAACGGACGGTGGGACATTGGCCTCAACCGCGATCCCTACAACGCTTGCTTGAGCATCACTATCTTGCCGGAGATGTTTGCGAAGCTGCTCGGCGTATCGGGCCTGTTGGTATTTAAGCTTATTTTGCAAATTGTCTTCGCGGCCTGCCCGGCAGTGTTGTATGTGCTGCTGCGGCAATATGTGTCGCGTCTCGGCGCCCTGGCGGGATGCATGCTGTTTATTTCCTACCCCACGTTTGTGAATGATTCGGCCATGTTGACTCGCCAGGGCGTGGCCTACCTCTTTTTTGCGCTGGCGTTGCTCGTGATATCGAATAAAACTCAGAAGAAAAGATATCGGCGGCTGTTTTTGCTGTGCGCCCTGGGAGCGGTGCTGTCGCACTACTCGACGGCCTACATGTTTGTGGCGTTGTTTGCGGGGGCGGTGGTGTGCAAGTACGTGGTCGGGTGGTGGCAGAAGCGCCGGTCGCCGCAGTACCGCACTCCCCGCAGCGTGGTATCGCCGCTATACGCGGGGCTGATATTGCTGATGACGTTTATCTGGTATACGCAAATTACCGCTACCTCGAATGGGCTTCTGACGACGATTCGCAGTTCGATCGCCAACATTCCTAAGTTGATGACGGAAGACAATAAATCTTCGGATACCTCCGTGGCGCTGGTTTTTTCGGGCAGCAAGTCGGTGGTGGATTTGTACCAAACCTACATCAAGACTTCCCAGGGTGGTGCGGCTGCACATGAGGCGGGTCCGGCGGAGCCCATGCCTTTGCTTACGAGCGACGACCTGCCGCTGACGTGGCTAGGCAAAAAAGCTCAATCGATGGGCCTGAATCCGTCGATCATTACTACGCTGCGCCAGAATTTTGCCAAATTTCTGCAGCTGCTGGCTTTGGCCGGTGTGCTCTACGCGGTGTATGTCTTGCTACGGAAGCGGCCGGATGCGCTGGGCATTGATACGCTCTTTCGGAAACGGCCCGACACACTTACGATTGATTTTATTTGCCTGAGTATGGCCGGTATTGTGCTGCTGGCCCTCATGGTGGTATTGCCGGTTTTATCAGTGAATTATGGGGTTTTGCGGGCATTTCAGCAGGCGCTTATTTTTCTGGTCTTACCGATCACGCTCCTGCTGGCTCAGCTACACAGACCGCTTCGTGCCTGGATGCGCACGAGCATTGCCACGATAGGGGTGGTGGGCTTGTTTTTTCTTTTTACGGGCATGTTTGCCCAGATGCTGGGGGGAACGAGTCCGTCACTGAGCCTGAATAATCGGGGTCTGTATTTTGGCTTGTATTACTCATCGGCGGCGGATTATGAGTCATTTGTGTGGCTCAAGACACACGTCCCGAAGGGGGGTGACGTGCGAGCCGCAAACTTCAACCGCGCGGTTATGCACGATCCGGAATATCCTTTTGGCCACACGGGCATTTTGCCATCCCAGCTTAAGCCTAAGAGCTACGTCTATCTGGATTACGCCCAGATTGTGTCACAGAAGTTTTATGCGTATTACGAAAGCAGCCCACTCGTAATGACTTTCCCGGTTGGCTATTACGATACGACTAAAAACCAAATTTACAGCACTTCGTCTACGCGAGTGTACCAGTGA
- a CDS encoding glycosyltransferase family 4 protein: protein MNILHVCKKYPDALGGDAVVVSNLRRQQQAAGHDVAVVTSNCNEILKGRHIYKIGMKDTPASLDSITPKRLVSLVILSLGMFGILRRERPDVIHTHSIDMAFFVSFAARLYGIPMVHTFHIVTFYDATQSALRRKSELWLARAAHLRSATAPNSYDVAKLQAAGLVQTVLLPNGVDLAFWRGR, encoded by the coding sequence ATGAATATTCTGCATGTCTGCAAGAAGTATCCCGATGCGCTGGGCGGCGACGCGGTAGTGGTATCCAATTTGCGACGTCAGCAGCAAGCGGCCGGCCACGACGTAGCGGTGGTGACATCAAATTGCAACGAAATACTTAAGGGTCGGCATATCTACAAGATTGGGATGAAGGATACTCCGGCCAGCCTTGATTCGATCACCCCGAAACGGCTGGTGTCTCTGGTGATTTTATCTCTGGGGATGTTTGGTATTTTGCGGAGAGAGCGGCCGGATGTGATCCACACGCACTCGATAGATATGGCTTTTTTTGTTTCGTTTGCGGCCCGGTTGTACGGGATTCCCATGGTTCATACCTTTCATATCGTAACGTTCTACGATGCGACCCAGTCGGCGCTCCGTCGAAAATCTGAACTATGGCTCGCGCGCGCGGCTCATCTGCGCTCGGCCACGGCGCCTAATAGTTATGACGTGGCGAAGCTGCAGGCTGCAGGACTTGTCCAAACCGTACTGCTGCCTAACGGTGTGGATCTCGCATTCTGGCGGGGAAGATGA
- a CDS encoding oligosaccharide flippase family protein, translated as MTTAVWLTPISVRLQALRASSLVVNAFYLMLSTFVVAAAGLGFWVVVARTHDTAAVGLATTLLSVSGLLSLLGLGGFDTTFVRFLPRSEHKNDYINSGFIIVTLASAGLALALALVLPRISPQLSMLGSGWALVGFVFFTVVTSLNVLTNAVFLAYKEARYIFAINATFSAFKVMLPLVVVNGGAMGIFVLAGLAQLLGLVLSVAWMYHRFGYRFSPRLDVDALRVVRKFSVSVYFSSVLNLIPPTVLPLIIIHQLGPEPAAFYYMAFTIAGVLYTIAYASMQSVFAEGSHDETAIRAHVTKAARMIGVTLVPAALVVAALSGWLLGVFGRAYAAQAGALLQIFALSALPVAVYSALGAIFKVTKNLRGVVAMNVTYAGVILGLSFLWVPHGGLLTVGWAWALGNVAACGVGGLCLMGINNKRLGV; from the coding sequence GTGACGACGGCGGTTTGGCTGACGCCGATATCGGTACGGCTGCAGGCCCTACGTGCCAGCAGCTTAGTGGTGAATGCTTTCTATCTCATGCTCTCGACCTTCGTGGTAGCGGCGGCGGGGCTGGGGTTTTGGGTGGTGGTGGCTCGTACGCACGATACGGCTGCCGTGGGGCTGGCAACGACGCTGCTTTCGGTATCGGGATTGCTTTCGCTTTTGGGGCTGGGGGGCTTTGACACGACGTTTGTGCGCTTTTTGCCGCGATCGGAGCACAAGAATGACTACATCAACAGTGGGTTTATCATTGTGACCCTCGCGAGCGCCGGGCTGGCCCTAGCTCTGGCGCTGGTGTTGCCGCGCATATCGCCCCAGCTTTCGATGCTCGGGAGCGGCTGGGCACTGGTGGGATTTGTGTTTTTCACGGTCGTGACGTCGCTGAATGTGCTGACCAATGCGGTGTTTTTGGCTTACAAAGAAGCTCGATATATTTTTGCGATTAATGCGACGTTTAGCGCGTTTAAGGTGATGCTACCCCTCGTAGTGGTGAACGGCGGCGCCATGGGGATTTTTGTGCTGGCGGGCCTGGCTCAGCTGCTGGGGTTGGTTTTGAGCGTCGCTTGGATGTACCACCGGTTTGGCTACCGATTTTCCCCTCGGCTGGATGTGGACGCGCTGCGGGTGGTACGGAAATTTTCGGTTTCGGTTTATTTCTCGAGCGTTTTGAATTTGATTCCGCCGACCGTCTTGCCGCTGATTATTATTCATCAGCTGGGTCCGGAGCCGGCGGCCTTCTACTACATGGCTTTTACTATCGCGGGGGTGCTCTACACCATCGCCTATGCGTCGATGCAGTCGGTGTTTGCGGAAGGTTCGCACGACGAGACGGCCATCCGGGCGCATGTGACCAAAGCCGCGCGCATGATCGGCGTGACGCTGGTGCCGGCGGCGCTCGTGGTGGCGGCGCTGAGCGGGTGGCTGCTGGGGGTATTCGGCCGGGCGTATGCAGCGCAGGCGGGTGCACTGTTGCAAATCTTTGCCCTCAGTGCGCTGCCGGTGGCGGTGTATTCGGCTCTGGGGGCGATCTTCAAGGTCACTAAGAACCTGCGCGGGGTGGTAGCGATGAATGTGACCTACGCGGGGGTGATTTTGGGCTTGAGTTTTCTCTGGGTGCCCCACGGGGGACTCCTGACGGTGGGCTGGGCCTGGGCGCTTGGTAACGTGGCGGCGTGCGGCGTGGGTGGACTCTGCTTGATGGGAATTAATAATAAACGCTTAGGAGTATAG
- a CDS encoding glycosyltransferase, with protein sequence MRPSDTKSTKVAVVIPCHNEAASIGHVIAKFPLDELARHGVQLEILVVDNGSSDNTAEIAREAGATVIHESKKGKGNALRAGFRTVSPDSEYVVMLDGDDTYSPGEILRVIEPLRSDFCDVVVGSRLGGRIQSTAMSRFNRFGNRVFTTAVRVLYGANVTDVLTGYFAWKKVALDALEPHVKSTDFAIEMEMITKMARLRHRMASVPISYHPRAGASHLHPLRDGSRILLMFMRNLAWRPPAVPEGRKIVFVSDAIYPYMKGGKEKRLHEITKRLALMGYDVHIYTMHWWNEPAKTRMEFGVHLHALSKYYEMYHGDRRTIREGIGFGLACFKLFRVQFDVLDVDHMPFFPIFTAWIVCTLRGRNLSATWHEALTYQEWVNYMGMGGFVAAGVERLSIRLPHHITAASAHTKELLETIHGRSRRVNLVASGIDASLLRAVRTSPIRVDALYVGRLVKDKNVDELIAAVDIIRQHHPEVSCLIIGDGLEKPRLKQEVTKRKLEKNITFLDSLPEASEVYGYMKAARVFCSPSTREGFGITSLEALGCGTPVVTIDSPGNAARHFIQEGLNGSKVVLSPRALSEAILYWISFASKPIISMPVAEYDWNQLAKKQVEAYML encoded by the coding sequence ATGCGACCAAGTGATACGAAGTCTACCAAAGTGGCGGTGGTGATTCCGTGCCATAACGAGGCGGCCAGTATCGGCCATGTGATAGCCAAATTCCCCCTCGACGAGCTAGCCCGGCATGGCGTACAGCTCGAGATACTCGTCGTTGATAATGGCTCTTCTGATAATACGGCCGAAATTGCGCGAGAAGCTGGCGCCACGGTGATTCACGAATCGAAAAAGGGCAAGGGCAATGCCCTGCGAGCCGGATTTCGAACGGTTTCCCCCGACTCCGAGTATGTTGTGATGCTCGATGGCGACGACACGTATAGCCCTGGGGAAATTCTGCGCGTGATAGAGCCATTGCGGAGTGACTTCTGCGATGTGGTAGTGGGTTCGAGACTCGGCGGTCGGATTCAGAGCACGGCGATGAGCAGATTTAACCGGTTCGGCAATCGGGTCTTCACGACCGCTGTGCGCGTGTTGTACGGCGCGAACGTAACCGATGTGCTCACGGGATATTTTGCCTGGAAGAAGGTGGCACTCGATGCCCTGGAGCCGCATGTTAAAAGTACCGATTTTGCTATCGAGATGGAGATGATCACCAAAATGGCTCGGCTCCGGCATCGGATGGCATCGGTTCCGATAAGCTACCACCCGCGCGCAGGGGCGTCTCATTTGCATCCGCTAAGAGATGGCTCGCGTATTCTGCTCATGTTCATGCGGAACTTGGCCTGGCGCCCCCCGGCGGTACCCGAAGGGCGGAAGATCGTATTTGTAAGCGATGCGATTTATCCCTATATGAAGGGCGGAAAAGAAAAGCGCCTGCATGAAATCACCAAGCGATTGGCGCTCATGGGGTATGACGTTCACATCTATACCATGCACTGGTGGAATGAACCCGCTAAGACTCGGATGGAATTCGGGGTGCACTTGCACGCGTTGAGTAAATATTACGAGATGTACCATGGGGACCGCCGGACGATCCGGGAGGGTATAGGGTTTGGCTTGGCGTGCTTTAAGCTCTTTCGGGTTCAGTTTGATGTGCTCGATGTGGACCATATGCCGTTTTTCCCGATTTTCACGGCCTGGATTGTGTGCACCTTGCGCGGTCGCAATCTGTCGGCTACCTGGCATGAGGCACTCACCTACCAGGAGTGGGTCAACTACATGGGGATGGGTGGATTTGTGGCCGCGGGGGTTGAACGGCTCAGCATTCGCCTGCCTCACCACATCACCGCCGCATCGGCCCACACCAAGGAGCTCCTTGAGACTATTCACGGGCGCAGTCGGCGCGTCAACCTGGTGGCCTCCGGCATTGATGCTTCGCTCCTGAGGGCTGTGCGAACGAGCCCCATTCGTGTGGACGCGCTGTATGTGGGGAGGCTCGTGAAAGACAAAAACGTCGATGAACTGATTGCGGCGGTGGATATTATTCGGCAACACCATCCTGAAGTGTCTTGCCTGATAATTGGCGACGGGCTGGAGAAGCCTCGCTTGAAGCAGGAGGTTACGAAACGGAAGCTGGAAAAGAACATTACGTTCTTGGATTCTCTACCCGAGGCGTCGGAAGTGTACGGCTACATGAAAGCTGCTCGGGTTTTTTGTTCGCCGTCGACCCGCGAGGGTTTTGGAATTACCTCGCTCGAGGCCTTAGGGTGTGGCACGCCGGTCGTTACGATCGATAGCCCCGGCAATGCGGCGCGCCATTTCATACAGGAGGGCCTGAATGGGAGCAAGGTTGTGCTCTCTCCTCGGGCACTGAGCGAGGCGATTTTGTACTGGATCTCCTTCGCCAGTAAGCCGATTATCTCGATGCCGGTAGCTGAATACGATTGGAACCAGCTGGCCAAAAAACAAGTGGAGGCATACATGCTATGA
- a CDS encoding glycosyltransferase family 4 protein, with protein MMSVKSEVYTFLSIGRLERQKGCEYLIRAAALLIGELPGVFRVVIIGDGSQYDALLDLARELRVEDVVLLVGRKDPSEVRTMLSRTDAAVFPSLYETTPLTLLEAWAATVPVIITPVGILHEVSPDFEAAYIVSPGDERSLMQAMRRCMTDHESSSRVAAKGYEESKKYAWPLIAQSAEAIYGSVV; from the coding sequence ATGATGTCAGTGAAATCGGAGGTTTATACCTTTTTGTCGATCGGCCGCCTTGAGCGCCAAAAGGGGTGCGAGTATCTGATTCGAGCCGCAGCGCTCCTCATCGGGGAGCTGCCGGGAGTGTTCCGGGTGGTAATTATCGGCGACGGCTCGCAATATGACGCCCTGCTTGATCTGGCGCGCGAACTGCGCGTCGAGGACGTGGTGCTCTTGGTGGGGCGTAAGGACCCGAGCGAGGTGAGGACGATGCTTTCGCGGACCGATGCGGCCGTATTTCCGTCGCTCTACGAGACGACGCCGCTGACCCTCCTGGAGGCTTGGGCGGCAACGGTGCCGGTGATCATAACGCCGGTGGGTATTTTGCACGAGGTATCGCCAGATTTCGAGGCAGCCTATATCGTGTCGCCGGGCGATGAGCGCTCGCTCATGCAGGCTATGAGACGGTGCATGACCGACCATGAATCGAGCTCGCGAGTAGCGGCCAAGGGCTACGAGGAGTCGAAAAAATACGCCTGGCCTTTGATCGCGCAATCGGCCGAAGCGATCTACGGGAGTGTCGTATGA
- a CDS encoding cellulase family glycosylhydrolase, translating to MRAHVRLLKTGMYWGLMLSLVIFELATVPPVQAATRDEVGIATGATLLRMNDKDLDSRLADIERLGATWIRVDFSWPAIQPEGPTIYHWKMYDRVVRVAGVHHLKILAVLDYTAPWAAEPRCATLVITKAAAQKCNPQSNAAFARFARTAAIRYKHQSIRAWEIWNEPNLSSYWKTARRNKTVYYDPRAYAALANAAAREIRHNSPGTLVVTGGLAPMFEPKFPKGMRQSDFLAQMLPYLNPKLFDAVGVHPYSWPVPPARAVSYNAFYTVDQGRPKDNLRTIMARAGWGNKQIWGTEYGAPTTGARAVAQPTKRNRPDHVTEASQAQIVKQGLDIWYDKANVGPLFVHSDSDQWLPTSHKNEDGFGLRRSDGSKKPAYDAFRTVAQQVQGRY from the coding sequence ATGCGAGCACACGTTCGGTTATTGAAAACCGGTATGTATTGGGGGCTGATGCTCAGTCTCGTGATCTTTGAGCTCGCCACAGTGCCGCCGGTGCAGGCCGCCACGAGAGACGAAGTCGGTATCGCCACCGGTGCCACGCTTCTGCGAATGAACGACAAGGACCTCGATAGCCGGCTAGCCGACATTGAAAGGCTGGGAGCCACCTGGATCCGAGTCGACTTCAGCTGGCCGGCCATTCAACCCGAAGGGCCGACCATCTACCACTGGAAAATGTATGATCGCGTGGTGCGCGTGGCCGGTGTGCACCACCTCAAAATCCTGGCCGTCCTAGACTACACGGCGCCCTGGGCCGCGGAGCCCCGCTGCGCCACTTTGGTCATCACCAAAGCCGCGGCCCAAAAATGCAACCCCCAAAGCAACGCTGCCTTCGCCCGATTTGCTCGGACGGCCGCCATTCGATATAAGCACCAGAGCATACGCGCCTGGGAGATCTGGAACGAGCCAAATCTAAGCTCCTATTGGAAAACCGCCCGCCGCAACAAAACCGTATATTACGACCCACGAGCCTACGCCGCCCTGGCCAATGCCGCCGCGCGCGAAATTCGTCACAACAGCCCGGGCACCCTTGTCGTCACCGGCGGCCTCGCCCCGATGTTTGAGCCAAAATTTCCCAAAGGCATGCGCCAAAGCGATTTTCTGGCCCAAATGCTCCCGTATCTGAATCCCAAATTATTTGATGCCGTAGGTGTCCACCCCTATAGCTGGCCGGTGCCACCCGCCCGGGCCGTCAGCTACAATGCGTTTTACACGGTTGATCAAGGTCGACCCAAAGACAACCTCCGCACCATCATGGCCAGAGCCGGCTGGGGTAACAAGCAAATTTGGGGCACGGAGTATGGCGCGCCCACAACGGGCGCGCGTGCGGTAGCCCAGCCGACGAAGCGAAACCGACCCGATCACGTCACTGAAGCGAGCCAAGCCCAAATAGTCAAACAAGGCCTGGATATCTGGTATGACAAGGCCAATGTGGGACCACTCTTCGTGCATTCCGATTCAGATCAATGGCTACCCACTAGCCACAAGAACGAAGACGGCTTTGGCCTCCGGCGCAGTGACGGCTCAAAAAAGCCCGCCTATGATGCCTTCCGCACTGTTGCCCAGCAGGTGCAGGGGCGCTACTAG